The Bacillota bacterium genome segment GGCCTGGGCCTTTGAACGCTTCCTCGACCGCGTGGGCCAGGTGTCCTGCCCGGCCCTGGTCCTCTGGGGCGCCCGAGACCGCCTCCTCCCGGTCGAACACGGGGTGGCGATATTCAAACACCTGCAGGACGGACGCCTGCAGGTGATCGATGACTGTGGCCACGTGATGCCCTTGGAACGCCCGGAGGAACTGGCCAAGGTCCTCGCCGGCTTCTTCGAATGAGGGGAAAGACTTAAGGCCGCCGGCTTACCAGCGCCCGGTGACGGCCTGATAGACGACGGTCGCGACGGCCAGGGCGATGGCCGCCCACCAGATCCTCATCAAGAGGCTGAGAATGAAGGTCACGACCAAGCCAAGATAGTGGAAGGCGGTGCCGAGGATTTCCACGCTCATCCCTCCTCGATGGGATAGTCTATCCACCGAACATAGTCCGGCAATCATTGGGAGGTACGGTCATGTACTGGGAGAAGGTCGGCCCGCAGAACACCCGACAGACTCTGGAGCTGGCCCTGGCCCGAGCCAAGGAGCTCGGCATCAAGCACCTCGTGGTCGCTTCGAACACCGGCGAGACGTTCGAGCCGCTCCTCGAGATGAAGGCCATCGAGGCCGGGATCAACATCGTCGGGGTCACCCACCACGTCGGCTTTACCGGGCCGGGTCAGGACGAGATGGCGAAGGAGGCCCGGGAACGGCTCGAGGCGCGGGGGGTCCGCCTGCTGACCACGACCCACCTCTTCGCCAACGTGGAGCGGGCCATCACCAGCAAGTTCGGCGGCCTTTACCCCGGGGGCATCATCGCCCAGACCCTCAGAACCATCGGGCACGGCTTCAAGGTCTGCTATGAAGTCGCCGTGATGGCCCTTGACGCCGGTCTCATTCCCTACGGGGAGGAGATCATCGCCGTCGGCGGCACGGGCCGCGGAGCCGATACCGCCCTCGTCCTACGTCCGGCCCACGCCAAGGACTTCTTCGACACCGCCTGCCTCGAGATTGTCTGCAAACCCCGGGACTGGAAGCATCATCGAAGCTGAAAACGACGCCGTCCTTGGGCCGGACCCGGCTTAATTTCGCAAGAAATGACGAACGGAGGGCACCCTTGACCGACCTGATCGACCTGGCCGCCGTGGCCGGCCTCCCCGTTCAACTGGTCCATGAACGGCTGACCTTTCCGCCCGAACTGGGCGACCGGCGGCCGGCCATCCGGACCCTCGAAGCCATGCGGCCGTTCCTGGCCGTCCCCGGGGGGCGAGGACAGAACGAACTGTATTTCATGTACCGGGACCTCGGTCGGCCGGCGGACCGGCCGGCGCTGAACCGGGCCGGGCTTCGTTTCGACCTGACCGTCCTGGTGGCCGGGGATGTCGCCGGAGAGTTGGTCAAGACGGCGGGGCACTATCACCCCGTCCCTGCCGGCGGCGACCTGGCCTATCCGGAGCTGTACGCGGTCATCCACGGGCGGGCCAACTATCTCCTGCAGGATGGGAGGGGCGGCGGACCGTCCCGCGCTTTCCTCGTCGAGGCCGAGGCCGGGGACATCGTCATCGTCCCGCCCAACTTCGGCCACGTGACCATCAACGCCGGCTCGGTCCCCCTGGTCATGGCCAACTGGATCGAAGCCACCTTCGCCTCGGTCTATGAGCCCTTCGCGGAGTGGCACGGGGGCTGTTACTACGAGTTCGCCGCGACCGGACCCGGGCCGCGGATCGAGGTCAACCCGGCTTACGGTCGGTTGGTCCCGTTGACCTGCCTGACCGCCTCGGCTTTCGCCGCCATGGGGGGGCCTCCTTGCCGGCGGGGCGAGCCCGTCTACCGGCTGGGCGCCGATCACCCGGAAGCCCTACGGTTTCTGACCCACCCGGAGGCCTGGGATTGGAGTTCCCTGGTCGGCCGCGAGTGAACGGCGGGCCCTCAGCCCGGCCTCAATAGCCCAAGAGATGCCACGTCTTGGCGTCGACCTCGCCGGTAACCCGGAGACCGTTGGCCTTCTGCAATTCCTTGACCGCCTTGATGCACTCGGCGTTGAAGCGGCCGGAAATCGTTCCCTTGTACAGCCCCAAGTCGGTGAGGGCTTCTTGGACCCGGACCACGTCGGTGCCGCAGATACCGTCGCCGATCAACCGCGGCGTCTCCCCCCAGTGTCGGACCGGTTTGCCGACGATCTTCACCGGCGTCCCCACCTCGACCCAGCTGAAAAGCTCGATCACCTGGCGGTTGAACATCCGGACACAGCCGTGCGATGCATAGCTCCCGATCGAACCCGGGTTGTTGGTGCCGTGAACCCCGTAGACCCCCCAGGGGACGCTCAGCTGCATCCAGCGGGCCCCGAAGCCGCCGCCCCAGATGTCCTTGACCTTGATGAAGAAATCACCGTGGGGCGTGGGAAGGGACGGGCGCCCCACGGCCACGGGGTACTGCTGATAGGGCTCTCCCTCGACGAGGACCGTCAGGGTCCGGGCATCGGTGTCGATGACCAGGCGGAGGTCCTGACCGACCGGCTTCGGCTTGGGAGTCCAGGCGGCCCGGTTGGTCTTGCCTTTGGCCGGCGGCGCCGCCGTGCTCAAGAGGTCATCGAGGGTTCCCTCGTCCAACGACCCGTTGGCCAATGACCCGTGGGTCACCTGAAAGAGGGCGACGGCGCGGGACGTGGCCGGGCCGAAGATGCCGTCGGCCGGGCCGTCGTAGAACCCCCAGTCCGTCAACAAGGTCTGGAGGAGCAGGACGTCCACGCCGGTCGTCCACGGGTTGGAGACCGCCAGGCGGCGGGGGAAGTCCCCGCGGTTGACGGTCGCTCCCGTCTCCGAGCCCGTGCCGCCGGCGGCCTCGGGGCCGCCGGACGCCTCGGGCTCGGGGGCCCACGGCTCTTCTTGAATGGGCTGTGGTACCTTCTTGGCGGGACCCTGCGGTCGACCGGGGGTGGCCGGTCCGGGGGGCACGATCTGGAGATTCAACCGTGCGGCGGCCGCCCGCCCCGGGCCGGTCAAGCCGACCCACGCCCCGACGACCACCAGCGCCACCAAGCCCCCCGTCATTAGCTTGACCACCGACATCCGCGACCCGAGTGCCGTCACCGCTTCATTCGCTCCTCCGCCATGTCTGTTGTCGTTTCCCGTTCCGCCGGGCCTGCCGCCACTGCCGGTAGTTCTCCTGCAGGGCCATGGTCCCGATCCAGACGGCCGTGATGGAGATCCAAGTTCGGAGGAGACTGCCGGACCGGATGCTGGTCACGGTCGAATAGAGGCCGAGGAGTACTATCCCGACTCCCGCGGCCACGAGGTAGACCAAGTGACGTCGGTGCTGTTGGACCGGGTCTCCCGGCGATTTAACCACGATCACCACCGAAGACCATTGTCCCCATTGGATGATGGCCCTATGTGAGCCGGCGATGACTGAAGCGGCACCTGACCCCCGAGACTTACCATCACTTCGGCCGGAACGAATTCCGGCTGATGAAACCGGGGGCCTTCGTCATCAACGTCGGCCGCGGGGCCGCCCTCGACGTCTTCGAAGCCGAGCCGTTGAACGCCCGTGTCAATCCTTTACTGCCGGTCAAACACCTGTTAAAATAGCCTGTTCGGGGATCATTCGACAAGTCGGCCGCAGTCTGCATCTCGTGATCAAGTCGCTTGGCGAGGTCCTCATTGGTCGGTCTTTTTCTAATCTGAACGCCGGGGGGGCGCGTTCATCATGGATCTTCCTCTTGGAACCAACTTGCGTCTGCCCGCGCCGCCCGCCGCGCGGTCGGCTGTGCCGCCCGCCGGACGCCACCGGCCGGTCAGGCTCACCCGCGCCATCTTCGGGTCTCTGGGGACGGCCATTCTTGTCGTCGCCCTGGTCGTCTCCCACTGGTCCTACCTCGATGCCCGCCCGGTCGCCGGGGCCTTGGTGGCCGAGGCTGCCGACGCCGGGCCCGCCTTGACGCCGGCCCGCCCGCTGAAGGTGATGACCTTCAACATCCGCCACGCCCAGGGTGATGATGGGCGGGTCTCGGTCGAGCGCATCGCCGAAATCCTCCGGGCCTCGGACGCCGACGTGGTCGGGCTTCAGGAGGTCGACCGCCGGATGCCCCGCAGCGGCTGGCAAGACCAGGTCCGACAAATCGCCGCCCGGCTTGGTTACGATTACGCCTTTGGGCGCAACCTTGGTATCGGGCCGGTCGGATTTGGCAACGCCGTGCTCAGCCGCTACCCGATCATCACCCGCCAGAACCTTTCCTTGCCGGGAGAGCTCGAGCCACGCGGCGCCTTGGTGATCACCATCAACCTGGACCGGAACCATCTGATCACCTTCGCCGACACCCACCTCGGTCTGTCCGCCACGGACCGCCAGGGGGGGCAGGTCGCGGCCATCGTCGACGATCTCCAGAAGCTGTCTGGGCCGGTCATCCTGGTCGGCGACTTCAATGACACCGCCGGCGCTCCGGAGCAGGCCCAGCTGTCGGGGTTGCTGAAGGACAGTTACGGGGCGGCCGAGAAGAGGGACGGGGAGGGGACTTTCGGGGTGGCGGCCGGCCGGGCGGGTGAGCGCATCGACTTCGTCTGGTTGTCCGGCGATCTCAAGCCGCTGACCTGGTCGACCGTGCCGGCGACGGCCTCCGACCATCTGCCCGTAGTCGTCGAAGTCGTCCCAGCCGGAACGTGACGGTCAAAAGGGGAGTGTCATGAGAGTCGTCGTCGCCCCCGATTATGAGGCCCTGACCCTCGTCGCCGCCAAGTTCATCGCCGAGGCCATCGCCGAGAAGCCGGGTTTGGTTCTGGCCCTCCCGACCGGGAACACCCCCCTGGGAGTCTACCGACGACTGGTCATGATGAATCGCCACGGGGAGGTCAGCTTCTCTCGCGTGACCACCTTCAACCTGGATGAGTACATCGGCCTCGGGACCCAGCACCCGCTCAGTTTCCGGGTCTACATGAAGGAGCATTTCTTCGGGCTGGTCGACATCGACCCCGCCCGGGTCCACCTGCCCGATGGACTGGCTCTTGACCCGGAGGCGGAGGGGCGTCGCTATGAGGCGGAGATCGCCAAGGCCGGAGGGTTGGACCTGGCCGTCCTCGGGATCGGGCTCAATGGACACATCGGCTTCAATGAACCGGGAAGCTCTTTTGACTCCAGGACGCGGCCGGTCACCCTGTCCCGCGAGACGATGATCGGGCTTCAGGCCGGCAGGCCGCCGGAAGGGACCAGCAACGGTCAGGGGTCGGCCCGGGTCTTCCCGATGTCCGGATTGACCGTCGGCATCGCCACCATCATGGAGGCCAAACGCCTCCTCCTGCTGGCCTCCGGGGAGGTCAAGGCGGCCGCCGTCACCCGCGCCCTCGACGGGCCGATCAGCAAGGACTTTCCCGCGTCAGTCCTGCAGAGGCACGCCAACGTCACCGTCCTGGTCGACCGTGAAGCGGCCATCGACCTGGACTAGCCGAAGAACCCACCGGCGGTAATGACTGAGCTTGAAGAAGAGAGCCCGTGCGTCGGTCCGACCGGAGCGGCGCACGGGCTTTTCCTTGTCGGGCATAATACCATCTGATGATGATCCCAGAAGGGAGCGACCCTCCCATCGACACGACTGACCGACCCTATGTCTGGAACGGGGCGCGACCGCTCGACCCGACCCTGAGAACGCGAAGCTTTGAGATCTTCGCCGATTACCACACCCACACCGTTTACAGCCACGGCAAGGGGACCATCGAGGATAACTTGCTGGCGGCCCGCGAGAAGGGGCTCAGCGAGGTGGCCATCACCGACCATGGTCCGGCGGCCCTCGGCATCGGCGTTCGCGAGGTCAAGACCCTGGAAGTGATCAAAGCCCGGGCGGACCACTACAACCGGCTTTTCGCCGACATCAGGGTCCTGGCCGGGGTGGAGGCCAACGTCATCACCCTCGACGGCCGCCTCGATGTCCCCAGGCAAGCCCTCCGCCAGCTCGACCTGCGCGTGGCCGGGCTGCACTGGCAGATCAAGCCGGGCTCCTTCGCGGCCGGGTTTGACCTCGTCTTCAATAACCTGGTGCTGGCCAAGTTCAGCCGGCGGATGCGGCGCCGGGCCCGGACCGTCAACACCAAGGCCCTCATCGAGGCGATCAACCGCTACGACCTGGACATCATCAGCCACCCCGGCCTGAAGATGGACATCGACACCTATGACCTGTCCAGAGCGGCGGCCCGGCGCGGGACGGCCCTCGAGATCAGCGCCGGCCACCCCTACATGACCACGGACTTCATCAAGATCGGATTGAAAGAGGGAGTCAAGTTCTCCATTGACAGCGACGCCCACCTCCCGGCCAACGTCGGGAACCTGGAACGGGGCGTGCGCCTGGCCGCCAGGGCCGGGCTGAAAGCCGACGACTTGATCAACGCCAGGCCGCCTCAGCCTCTGCGGCTTGGAGAAGAGGAGGCAGTGATGGACAGTCGAAGAAGGAGATCGCGCCGCGGGGAGCCCCGGGAAGAGCCCCGCGAAAAGCCCATGGTGGCCATGGCCGAGGAACTCGCGCCGCAGTTGGTGAACCAGCCCGAGAAGAGCGGCGGGCGGGCCTCCGAGGCGACGCCGACGGTTGGAGCGCCGCCGGCCGAGCGGGCCGGGGGTGAGATGGCCTACAACCTAAGGTTGGCGGGTCGGGGCAAGGTCGACGCGCCGCCGCCTGAACGCAGCGAGGGCGAGCTCGACTACAGCCTGCGCGTGGGCGGCAAGCGGGTAACCAAGGACAAGACCCCGCGGTCCGGCCGGGCGGAGGACACCCAAGAGCCTCGCCGCTGACAGGAAAAGCTCGGGGCCACGCCGAAGTTGAGCCTTTGAGATGGCGCCCCGGGAGGCAAGGACGTTGAACAACCTTCATTTCCTGATCATCTCCGGGCTGTCCGGCGCGGGCAAGACCCGCGTCCTGCAGTCCTTAGAGGACCTGGGCTACTTCTGCGTGGACAATCTGCCCCCCGGGCTGATCCCTAAGTTCGCCGAGCTCTGCTCACAACCTGAGAACAAGCTGCAACGAGTCGCCCTGGTCATCGACGTCCGGGGCGGCGAGTTCTTTGACAGCCTTTCTGAGTCCCTTGAATACCTTGAGGATAGTGGCTTCCCGTACAAGGTCCTCTTCCTCGAGGCCGACGACGAGACGCTGGTGCGGCGGTACAAGGAGACCCGTCGCCGCCATCCCTTGGCCCAGCAGGGGAGCGTCCTCGAGGGCATCCGCGAGGAGCGGGCCCGGCTCCAGGAGCTCCGCGGCCGCGCCACCTGGATCATCGACACCACCGACTTGACCCCACAGAAGCTGCGCGAGCAGATCGTCGGGATCTTTTCGAGGGACGAGGACCTGCAGCGGATGATCATCACTCTCGTCTCCTTCGGTTTCAAACACGGCCTACCCCTCGACGCCGACCTGATCTTCGATGTCCGCTTCCTCCCCAATCCGCACTACGTCGAAGCCCTGCGGCCGCTGGACGGCAACAACGAGAAGGTCCGCGACTACGTCCTCAAATGGCCGGCGGCCCAGAAGTTCCTCCGCCGCCTGCAAAGCCTGATTGAGTTCCTCCTGCCCCATTACGAGCAGGAGGGCAAGTCCCAGCTGACGATCGGTATCGGCTGCACCGGCGGGCGCCACCGCTCGGTGGTCATCTCCGAGCACCTGGCCGAATGGCTCCGTGGAAAGGGGTCTACCGTCCTGGTCGAGCACCGAGACATCTCCCGCGAACCCGTCGGGGCTGAGGAGAGATGAGGTTCATCCGCTGGCTTTACCCCGGACTGGGGGTCAAGCGCTGGCTCGTCCTCTTCAGCCTCGGGGTCTTCTTGATCGCCGCCGGCTTGGCCATCGCCATCGACGCCCACGTCCTCGGTCAGCTCGAGGAGGCGATGCGCCAATTCAGCCTGGCCACCACCGGACGCTTCATCACCAGGGGCTTCCGCGGCGCCATCCTCATCGCCGTTGGAGCCGTCCTGGCCTTCGTCTCGGTGCAGAGGATCGTCAGGAGCATCGTCCTGGGCCTCCTTCCGGCCGGCGTCCGCGGCATCGCCGACACCATCTATCACCGTCGCCAGTTGGCCAGGGGTCCGCGGGTCGTGGCCATCGGCGGCGGAACCGGCCTGTCCGTCCTTCTTCGCGGGCTGAAGGAGTACACCAGCAACATCACGGCCATCGTCACCGTCACCGACGACGGCGGAAGCTCCGGCCGACTGCGAGACGAGATGGGCGTCCTCCCCCCGGGCGACATCCGCAACTGCCTGGTCGCCCTGGCCGACGCCGAACCGATGATGCAGTCGCTCTTCCAGTACCGCTTCAAGGGCGGGCAGCTCGAAGGACACAGCTTCGGCAATCTGTTCATCGCGGCCATGTCCGAGCTGACCGGTGACTTCGAAGAGGCCGTTCGGGCCTCGAGCAAGGTCCTGGCTATCCGCGGCCGGGTCCTCCCCTCGACCCTCGACGACGTGGTCCTCCGGGCCGAGTTCGAAGACGGTTCGGCCGAGCGGGGAGAGACCCGCATCTCCAAGAGCTTCAAGCGGATCAAGCGAGTCTTCCTGGACCCCCGGGAGGCCTCCGCCGTGCCGGAGGCAATCGAGGCGGTCATGTCGGCCGACCTCATCGTCCTTGGCCCGGGAAGCCTCTATACCAGCGTCTGCCCCAACCTTGCGGTGTCCGGTCTGGCCGAGGCGATCCGCCACAGCCCGGCCAAGGTCGTCTACATCCTCAACGTGATGAGCCAGCCCGGTGAGACCGACGGGCTCGACGCGGCCGATCACGTGCGCGCCGTCCTGGGCCAGTTGGGCCAGGGAACGGTCGACTATGTCCTGGTGGCCGGCGATGCGCTGCCTCTGGCCCGTCTTCAGGCTTACGCCGAACAAGGAGCCCACCCGGTCACGGTGGCCGTCCGCCGCCTGGAGGAACTGCGCGTCAAGGCCATGCGGGCCCAGGTCATCGCGGCCTCCGGGCTGGTCCGACACGATCCCGACAAGCTGGCCCGGGCGGTCCTTCGGCTGGCGGAGGTGAGCCGACCTGTCGTTCGCGGAGATCATCAAGGATGAGCTGGCCCGTCTCCCCGCCGAGCACGACTGCTGTCTCCCGGCCGAGTTGGCCGGCCTGGCCCGGTCGGCCGGCAGTCTGGAGATATCCAGCTCCGAACCCCTCGGCCGGTCCCGCCACCTTCACCTGAAACTGGTCACCGAGAACGCGGCCGTTGCTCGAAAGGCCTTCTCACTGGTCAAGGGCCTGTTCCATACGATCAGTGAAGTCAGCGTCGAACGCCTGCAGCGCCTGCGGCGGGCCAATCGGTACGTCGTCCGCGTCGTCTTCCCCGGGGAATCGGCCCAGGTCGTCCTACACCGGTTGGGCCTCCTGGACCGCCGCGGGGCGGTCACCCCGACAAGTCCAGCGGGGCTCCTCGGGCGGGCCTGCTGCCGGCGATCCTACCTGCGCGGCCTGTTCATGGGTTCGGGGTTCGTCAGTGATCCGGAGCGGCCTTACCACCTCGAGCTCATCCTCAGCCGTCGGGAACTGGCCGAGCAGGCGGTCGAGGTGCTGGGCTCATTCGGCATCCGGGCCCGGGTGGCGGCCAGGAAGGAGTCCTTCCTCGTCTACCTCAAGGACGGCGAGCAGATCGGCCAGTTCATCAGCGTCATCGGGGCCCACCAAGCCCTGCTCAACTACGAGAACATCCGGATCACCAAGGGCATGCGCAACCGGGTCAACCGGCTGGTCAATATGGAGACCGCCAACCTGGCGAAGGTCGCCGACGCGGCCGTCAACCAGACAGAGGCGATCGAGAAGATCATCCGGACCATCGGTCTGGGGGCCCTCAGCCCCGGCCTCCAAGAGGCGGCCAGGCTTCGCCTGGACCACCCCGAGGCGACCTTGCAAGAACTGGGCGATCTGGCCCGCCCGCACATCAGCAAATCCGGCGTCAATCACCGTCTGCGAAGGTTGGTCCGCCTGGCGGCCGACCTATCCGAGAATTAGAAAAGTCCGACTTTGCCTCCAACCGTGCAGGCCCCCGTAAAGCGTGGGCCTTTTTGGTTTCATCGGTGAAGGAAAACGGCGGCGTACCGTGGAAATCATCGAAAGTTTAGCCCCGCCGCACCAAACGACGGCCGACCCCCGGTGGACCAAGAATGAACGCCAACATCCGCGGCCACACCCAAGGCCGACATCCGTGGCCACACTCGTGAAATCGCCTGTTTTCGGGAGGTGGTTCGAGCCCTGGAATGGGCCTCGCCGCAATTCGCCCCAAGGCCGACAATAAAGCCTTTGACGAAATTAGACAGTTTGTTCTATAGTTAGAACAAATGGGGTTAGGTATGTTCGCGGTAGTGATTGTGGTCACAGGGTATCTTTGATCATCCACCAGGAAGAAAGGGATGGAGATGGAGGTCTTAAACTTAACCGCCGTCGGCGAGGCCGGGAAGAGCTTTGCCGCCCGCGTCGGCGCCGAAGCCGGGACGGACGTCTACAGCTGCTACCAGTGCGGCAAATGCTCGGCCGGCTGTCCCCTATCGTACGAAATGGACTTCCAGCCGCGGCAGATCATGCGCCTCGTCCAGCTGGGTCTGAAGGACCTGGCCCTGAAGAGCTCAACCATCTGGCTCTGCGCCTCCTGTGCCACCTGCACCACCCGCTGCCCGCGGGAGGTCAAGATCGCCTCGGTGATGGATGTCCTTCGGGCGATGGCCCGGCGCGAAGGCTACCCCATCAAGGAGAAGGGCATCGCGGTCTTCCATCGCAACTTCCTCAACACCGTGGCCTTCGGCGGCCGTTCCTACGAACTCGGCATGATCCTTGGTTACAAGCTCGGAACCCTGCCCGCTCAGCCATTGAAGGACCTCGACCTCGGCTTCACCTGGCTGCAGCAGGGCAAGTTGAAGTTCATCCCCGAGCGGATCAAGGATGCGGCGGCCATCCGCGAGATCTTCTCCAAGACCCGCGAGATCGAGCAGGCCGACCTGGCCAAGGAACGCGCCCAGGGGTCCGGCCCCGAGACCGGCCACGGCGCCGGCTTGCCCGCCGGGGGAACGGAGGGACATTCGTGAAGTACGCCTACTACCCAGGATGTAGCCTCCACTCGACGGCCACCGAGTACGACGCGACGACCCGGGCGGTCTGCGCCGCCCTCGGCGTCGAGCTGGCCGAGATTCCCGATTGGAATTGCTGCGGGGCGACCTCGGCTCACGCCACCAACCACTTGCTGTCGCTGGCCCTGCCGGCCCGCGACCTGGTCAAGGCGGAGAACATGGGCCTCGATGTGGTCGCTCCCTGCGCCGCCTGCTACAGCCGGATGGCCACGACCCTGCACGAGACCAAGGGTAACGAGGTCCTACGGCGCAAGGTGTCGGAGATCATCGGGGCCGACTTCGCCGCCACGGCCAAGGCCAAGTCCCTTCTCGAGGTGCTGGCCGTGGACGTCGGCCCGAAGGTCGTCGAGACCAAGGTGCAAAAACCCCTCAAGGGCCTGAAGGTCGCCGCCTACTATGGCTGCCTCCTGGTCCGGCCACCGGACGTCACCGGCTGGGATGACGCGGAGAATCCCCAGAGCATGGAGCGCCTG includes the following:
- a CDS encoding YvcK family protein gives rise to the protein MRFIRWLYPGLGVKRWLVLFSLGVFLIAAGLAIAIDAHVLGQLEEAMRQFSLATTGRFITRGFRGAILIAVGAVLAFVSVQRIVRSIVLGLLPAGVRGIADTIYHRRQLARGPRVVAIGGGTGLSVLLRGLKEYTSNITAIVTVTDDGGSSGRLRDEMGVLPPGDIRNCLVALADAEPMMQSLFQYRFKGGQLEGHSFGNLFIAAMSELTGDFEEAVRASSKVLAIRGRVLPSTLDDVVLRAEFEDGSAERGETRISKSFKRIKRVFLDPREASAVPEAIEAVMSADLIVLGPGSLYTSVCPNLAVSGLAEAIRHSPAKVVYILNVMSQPGETDGLDAADHVRAVLGQLGQGTVDYVLVAGDALPLARLQAYAEQGAHPVTVAVRRLEELRVKAMRAQVIAASGLVRHDPDKLARAVLRLAEVSRPVVRGDHQG
- a CDS encoding CoB--CoM heterodisulfide reductase iron-sulfur subunit B family protein, with the protein product MKYAYYPGCSLHSTATEYDATTRAVCAALGVELAEIPDWNCCGATSAHATNHLLSLALPARDLVKAENMGLDVVAPCAACYSRMATTLHETKGNEVLRRKVSEIIGADFAATAKAKSLLEVLAVDVGPKVVETKVQKPLKGLKVAAYYGCLLVRPPDVTGWDDAENPQSMERLMTALGAEAVDWPFKTECCGASLSVSRTDVVLKLVNDILAMAKSCGADALVCACPMCQANLDGRQPAVEKAYKTTYHLPVFYFTQLMSLAMGIDEWKLGFRRHSIDPRELLHAKEIA
- the nagB gene encoding glucosamine-6-phosphate deaminase; this encodes MRVVVAPDYEALTLVAAKFIAEAIAEKPGLVLALPTGNTPLGVYRRLVMMNRHGEVSFSRVTTFNLDEYIGLGTQHPLSFRVYMKEHFFGLVDIDPARVHLPDGLALDPEAEGRRYEAEIAKAGGLDLAVLGIGLNGHIGFNEPGSSFDSRTRPVTLSRETMIGLQAGRPPEGTSNGQGSARVFPMSGLTVGIATIMEAKRLLLLASGEVKAAAVTRALDGPISKDFPASVLQRHANVTVLVDREAAIDLD
- a CDS encoding pyruvate kinase alpha/beta domain-containing protein, encoding MYWEKVGPQNTRQTLELALARAKELGIKHLVVASNTGETFEPLLEMKAIEAGINIVGVTHHVGFTGPGQDEMAKEARERLEARGVRLLTTTHLFANVERAITSKFGGLYPGGIIAQTLRTIGHGFKVCYEVAVMALDAGLIPYGEEIIAVGGTGRGADTALVLRPAHAKDFFDTACLEIVCKPRDWKHHRS
- a CDS encoding peptidoglycan-binding protein; this translates as MTALGSRMSVVKLMTGGLVALVVVGAWVGLTGPGRAAAARLNLQIVPPGPATPGRPQGPAKKVPQPIQEEPWAPEPEASGGPEAAGGTGSETGATVNRGDFPRRLAVSNPWTTGVDVLLLQTLLTDWGFYDGPADGIFGPATSRAVALFQVTHGSLANGSLDEGTLDDLLSTAAPPAKGKTNRAAWTPKPKPVGQDLRLVIDTDARTLTVLVEGEPYQQYPVAVGRPSLPTPHGDFFIKVKDIWGGGFGARWMQLSVPWGVYGVHGTNNPGSIGSYASHGCVRMFNRQVIELFSWVEVGTPVKIVGKPVRHWGETPRLIGDGICGTDVVRVQEALTDLGLYKGTISGRFNAECIKAVKELQKANGLRVTGEVDAKTWHLLGY
- the whiA gene encoding DNA-binding protein WhiA, yielding MARLPAEHDCCLPAELAGLARSAGSLEISSSEPLGRSRHLHLKLVTENAAVARKAFSLVKGLFHTISEVSVERLQRLRRANRYVVRVVFPGESAQVVLHRLGLLDRRGAVTPTSPAGLLGRACCRRSYLRGLFMGSGFVSDPERPYHLELILSRRELAEQAVEVLGSFGIRARVAARKESFLVYLKDGEQIGQFISVIGAHQALLNYENIRITKGMRNRVNRLVNMETANLAKVADAAVNQTEAIEKIIRTIGLGALSPGLQEAARLRLDHPEATLQELGDLARPHISKSGVNHRLRRLVRLAADLSEN
- a CDS encoding endonuclease/exonuclease/phosphatase family protein, with amino-acid sequence MDLPLGTNLRLPAPPAARSAVPPAGRHRPVRLTRAIFGSLGTAILVVALVVSHWSYLDARPVAGALVAEAADAGPALTPARPLKVMTFNIRHAQGDDGRVSVERIAEILRASDADVVGLQEVDRRMPRSGWQDQVRQIAARLGYDYAFGRNLGIGPVGFGNAVLSRYPIITRQNLSLPGELEPRGALVITINLDRNHLITFADTHLGLSATDRQGGQVAAIVDDLQKLSGPVILVGDFNDTAGAPEQAQLSGLLKDSYGAAEKRDGEGTFGVAAGRAGERIDFVWLSGDLKPLTWSTVPATASDHLPVVVEVVPAGT
- a CDS encoding PHP domain-containing protein, with protein sequence MMIPEGSDPPIDTTDRPYVWNGARPLDPTLRTRSFEIFADYHTHTVYSHGKGTIEDNLLAAREKGLSEVAITDHGPAALGIGVREVKTLEVIKARADHYNRLFADIRVLAGVEANVITLDGRLDVPRQALRQLDLRVAGLHWQIKPGSFAAGFDLVFNNLVLAKFSRRMRRRARTVNTKALIEAINRYDLDIISHPGLKMDIDTYDLSRAAARRGTALEISAGHPYMTTDFIKIGLKEGVKFSIDSDAHLPANVGNLERGVRLAARAGLKADDLINARPPQPLRLGEEEAVMDSRRRRSRRGEPREEPREKPMVAMAEELAPQLVNQPEKSGGRASEATPTVGAPPAERAGGEMAYNLRLAGRGKVDAPPPERSEGELDYSLRVGGKRVTKDKTPRSGRAEDTQEPRR
- the rapZ gene encoding RNase adapter RapZ; its protein translation is MNNLHFLIISGLSGAGKTRVLQSLEDLGYFCVDNLPPGLIPKFAELCSQPENKLQRVALVIDVRGGEFFDSLSESLEYLEDSGFPYKVLFLEADDETLVRRYKETRRRHPLAQQGSVLEGIREERARLQELRGRATWIIDTTDLTPQKLREQIVGIFSRDEDLQRMIITLVSFGFKHGLPLDADLIFDVRFLPNPHYVEALRPLDGNNEKVRDYVLKWPAAQKFLRRLQSLIEFLLPHYEQEGKSQLTIGIGCTGGRHRSVVISEHLAEWLRGKGSTVLVEHRDISREPVGAEER
- a CDS encoding alpha/beta hydrolase gives rise to the protein AWAFERFLDRVGQVSCPALVLWGARDRLLPVEHGVAIFKHLQDGRLQVIDDCGHVMPLERPEELAKVLAGFFE
- a CDS encoding glucose-6-phosphate isomerase family protein → MTDLIDLAAVAGLPVQLVHERLTFPPELGDRRPAIRTLEAMRPFLAVPGGRGQNELYFMYRDLGRPADRPALNRAGLRFDLTVLVAGDVAGELVKTAGHYHPVPAGGDLAYPELYAVIHGRANYLLQDGRGGGPSRAFLVEAEAGDIVIVPPNFGHVTINAGSVPLVMANWIEATFASVYEPFAEWHGGCYYEFAATGPGPRIEVNPAYGRLVPLTCLTASAFAAMGGPPCRRGEPVYRLGADHPEALRFLTHPEAWDWSSLVGRE
- a CDS encoding 4Fe-4S dicluster domain-containing protein — its product is MEVLNLTAVGEAGKSFAARVGAEAGTDVYSCYQCGKCSAGCPLSYEMDFQPRQIMRLVQLGLKDLALKSSTIWLCASCATCTTRCPREVKIASVMDVLRAMARREGYPIKEKGIAVFHRNFLNTVAFGGRSYELGMILGYKLGTLPAQPLKDLDLGFTWLQQGKLKFIPERIKDAAAIREIFSKTREIEQADLAKERAQGSGPETGHGAGLPAGGTEGHS
- a CDS encoding NAD(P)-dependent oxidoreductase, which produces MTPETYHHFGRNEFRLMKPGAFVINVGRGAALDVFEAEPLNARVNPLLPVKHLLK